Part of the Bombina bombina isolate aBomBom1 chromosome 8, aBomBom1.pri, whole genome shotgun sequence genome is shown below.
aaggggtggtgaaagaatcctcctagatggattctttcaccacccttcctttttcagaatccacctggatgcagcgaaagcgtaaggttccgtcaccacaatagactgcccttccgaaaatggcagggtggttcggtggttccgtcaccacaatagactgccctctgggcaggctttcccactagtatatatatatatatatatatatatatatatatatatatatatatatatatatatatgtgtctatatatgtgtacatatatattaatgttttatatgtgtgtatatatgaatgtaaatacatatattcacatataaatacattattatatatgaacacatgtatagacatatatatatatatatatatatatatatatatatatatatatatatatatatatatatatatatatatatatatatatatatatactatataactttctaatttaatcctattatcaaattgtcttcattctcctggtatctttatttgaaaagcaagaatgtaagtttagatgccgggccggccaggcccatttttgatgaacaacctgggttgttcttgctgattggtagatacattcacccaccaagtgctgtccagagtatgaaccaataattggctgtctccttagcttagatgccttctttttcaaataaagatagcaagagaacaaagaaaagttgataataagattaattagaaagttgcttaaacttgcatgctctatctgaatcccgaaagaaaaaaaattaggttgtgtccctttaaagccctttgcctgcctttttttttttttttctaacacccgagatctccaatctttgagcccttttttgtgcaatattttttttttttatcagacagtgttaatatgagtatttttgtactttgtaatgtattttttaaattttttgtgcaAATTTTATGTTTCGGAAaagagttaaccacagctctgaaatcagtaaggattgaagcgtaaagggaTTTTTCTCCACTTATTATATCAACGctatgaaaatggcttgcaaaaactcGATTGCACTAACGCAaaactgtttgcgcctcacttcactaatctagcccttagtattaaaaataaagcacattttggggatttaaaaaaaaataaaaaataataataataataataataataataataaaataaataaataataagggtACTAATTTATTTGTGCAAATGTTTATTCCCTGTAGTAAGCCAGTTTGGTCAAGTgtaaaagtacatatattttgcAAAAATGAATTGCAGTTCCTCACTGAAATCAGAACATTGTATTGTTTGAAGTATAAGATAGTTCAcaatgattaaaacatatatattttttttattattgaaaaagcACAGAAAAAGGAAGTGTAGTATAGAAAATGTGGTTGTTCTGCCTTTTTTTTGCTAGTTTGGAGGACCTGTTAGTACTTGGAAATTCAGTATCAGGAACAAAACTAGAAATGTGTTTGAATAACACACAGAAAACACTGAAATTATGCTCAATTGCAAACTTACAAACATCTAATATCAGAGAAATGTCTTACTAATAAATTGGTTATTCTGAACTGAAAACAATTGCTCCAGGGTTCAGTATATTTGCCTTTAGTTTAAATGTATTGTATGTAAAGGAGGGTGTCACATAGATTTCAaagctgatatatattttttttcacaaaaaggtaTGGAGCCTCATGGCTTGGCAGGCAATTGGTTAAACACAGTAAAAGGTTGTACAAGTGCCTACAATAAATTGCAAtcatttttttccttgttgttgtgTACTTACACAGATAAGACCACGTGTGTGCCTACAGAGAGTtatataaataaattgcaaagcaaatatttatcttaaaaaatacaataaaaagattATACACAGACAGTGGCAGATGCATAACCTGGCACAGCTCCGTCACCTGCTCTCAGATATAAATGTGCTGGGTGAGGAGTGATTTCATCCAGGCAGTACTGAATCTATAAGGGGTGGGACAAGTGAATAGGCTGGTCCATGTGTCTCCTCCTCAGTTTTCTCACATTCAGCAGCATCCAGAGCTGGATAGCAGATCGGGAGAAGGGGGTTTGGTGAGAGGCTGCTGGCTGGAAAACCTGTGACCATGCTGCCTTGGAAGAAAAGCAAGTTTGTGCTAGTTaaaaaagagaagaagaggaaGCCTGTGAGTTACCCATCTCTGCTCTCCTCCTTCATCAACTCATGTCCTGATCTCCTACCTCAGGTCCCTCTGGAGCGCTTGGGGAGGGTCTTCAGTACCAGGAGGCAAAAAGTAGAGTTAAACAAACAAGATCCTTGTCATACTGTGTGGTACCTGGGCAATGCAGTGACTTTCCAGGCTAAAGGAGAGGGGTGCACTGTGGACTCAGTGAAGAAGATTTGGGAGAAGAGTGAGTACGGATGTTGCAGCACTAAAATGAAGCTGTCATTGGGAAGTTATGGGATCAGAATGACACCATGCACCAGGAGCTCAAGGAAGCCAGTCCATGCCTATCTCCTGCACCGCATCACCTACTGTGTGGCTGACTCTAACAACCCCAAGGTCTTCTCCTGGGTTTACAGGCACCAGGTCAAGAACAAGgcagtggtcctcagatgccatgCTGTGCTGGTATCCAAATCTGAGAAGGCTAAAGACATGGCTTTGCTCCTCTGTCAGACTTCTCTGGCTGCTTTCAATGAGTTTAAAAGGCTGAAAAGGCAGAATGACATCAGGAGAGGACAGCAAGAGCTCTTGGGGCAGGATGTGGTCCCCTTGGTTCCTCTGAGAAAGCTTCTCAATGGGAAGTGTTCCTACCAACCCCAAGGAGAACGAAGTAGAAGTATCCCCAGACTTTGTTCCATCTTAGAGGAAGAGGAAGATGGAGATAGCGCTGAACAATCATTATCTCATCAAATGGTAACACATTCTTTACAGGGAAATAAAGACACTATTTTGGAACTGGCACAGGAACTTAGAAGGCTAAGTATCCAAAGAGCTTTATCCAACACTCTCAGCTGTTCACACAACCGTCCCACACAGCCTTTCGACTGGAAGTATCCAATGAGGACTATATGCTAAGTGGTTTGTACCCAACCCCAAGCACTGGAATAGCTACAAATGTTTCTGCTCCAGGGAATAGGTTGCAGTCAACTATTTATATAGAAGAGATCTTTACCAACCAGCAGACTTGTAAGATTGGATCTCAAGGACAGTAAAGACAAAGCTATACTCTTATAGTTTATTATGTGTGAAACCAATActgatatattttaatttatagagAACTACACAATTTGTAAAAGCAGTATCCTAATGGCAGGTGTATTCCTTTGCTAAGTAATGAAAATAAACAGGTATGATACTTGCAGGATTTGCTAATAATTGTTGTGTGCAAAACCTTTTTTTCTAATATAGCAGATGACTTCAAGCAAATATTTTACAGACACTGCATGTTATTTACAATTATAAGTGTTTTTCAACAGTTGGCACCTtgataacaacttttttttatatattatacagcCATTAATAGTCAGGTATCTGCAAATTTGCTTAAACCTCTGATGTTATTATTAATAGTAATTGCCTGTGACAGAAGGTTTTGGCAGCCTACTTTATGTTGAGCCAAAATGAGGTCAGATTGTTCCTTATTTTATCCATAACAGGACTGGACATGTGTTCATAAAATGAAAAACAATTCTCTATTGCAATGTTTTGGGCTGGCACTGATTCTGCCAGTATTTGGGGCATGCAAAGAAGAACAGAAGAAAGGTGACAAAACATGACATTTATTTCCATAACAAAAGGTATCTTGGCAAgtgtaataaagaaaaataaatttcaaGATAATGGTACAGCAAAgaagtaataaaaataattgtaaaattagTAAACTATAATATCATAAACATAAGCAGATCTTATTTTACCTCTTCTGACATTGCACTTTGATCATGGTATTGTCCATATATCAAATgtttatacttttatttcttttaatattaaacagtaaacaccttgagacatttatattattattattattatcatttatttgtatagcgccacaaaattctgtagcgctgggtacaatgataggggtatacaatgacaaggatttgtgataaaatacaaaacataacaaactaaacaaatctagtacaggaggaagaaggccctgctccggagagctcacagtctataggtttagggtgcagagacataaggttggggtagcttgttacatcagttgtagttgcagcagggAGTCAGGCaggtcatgtattagtttggttcggaatgcgggatggaggagagatggtaagcctctctgaataggtgagttttcaaggagcgtctgaagctatacaaggttggagacagtctaatggagcggggtagagagttccagaggacaggagcagcacgttatgtgtaatgaaacaactttgcaatatattcagGTAATGTACATCTAAATCAAGGCTAAACttgctacatatgtgtatataattggcgtttatcagataacaactgcaaaacaatacatttgaACTAACTTTAAGGCTGTGGCTATAGCCTTGTtgactgcagactaaagcccaaattAGCTccaccaaataaagcaaatggtggctAGAATTTGgatattgaaaactaattgcactaaaaaaggattgtaatttgtttttaaaatgttaagacttggctgaaatgttattctatagaaacagaacagaaatgtcttgtatcaggtgtttattgtccctttaatgtcttgtaaataaataataaataacttgCTCTAtctgcttaaagtgacagtaaacacggtgagatgttaatattttttttttgttatacataaacaactttgcaatgtattttatcTGTTTATTCCCcaccccctttttatgtaatttagctctgaaaatttagcaatttttaattctcagaacaaGAAATACACCTGCTGACTTctgaaggctaactctgctacaaatcggtccctaattggctttataagataataactgcaaaacaatacagttTTGCTAACTTTATGGCAGTGGTTAGCCTTGATGTCTGATTTGGCTGATATGTGAATAGAAATGGTTTGtagttacaaggtgtttattgtctctttaacatTTTTATACTGaacatttttatactggagtctcagctattgaatagcctaagtaaacacagccagcagaagaagttacactctcagtggggtgcaggatagttaagtaataaaatgataattttccattgttctctctatgtattgagctttatttttccagacaaatataagataaagaggcatgtgtgtgtacacaaagtgataacataatgagatctgatattacctgaagctcaacccattgtaataggctgtggtttaaaagcacaaaacaagctactttatatacacaaataaacctgaaaatgcaatttctcaaatattttatactctgcaggtggtataacaagtcattgaaaatacattaaaataaaaacaattttacagtgtactgtccctttaactgaactaGAAGCTCTCTGCGCACTTcgtgttgcgctcgtattataagttgaaagtaaactgttttcgttcatgcgataacccgactagtgcaaaaagccgaactcagAATATCGCACAGGCCataacctattctcccatagaagtcattgaagcaaaaaaaaaacaccctaaccgCGCGcaaaattgaaaagtttttaaaattgaatactctttctgaatcgagaaagaaacaaattgatttcatttccctttaaatacagcaATTGCATAATCACAAAcgcatcataaaaagacaatgcaaaaactctgaattttaaatgagtagtagtttttttctaatatcaaagttagttaaattttcATCTGAAttctaaaactttaatttttactttagtgtttgtttaACCTGCACTGAACTCGcgacacagtgattgcttgatcatcacatgagctcatttatatctgtcgcACACCAAAGGATAAACACACTCAAAAGAATTTTCAAAGGTTGTGTCCTTGACTGCAAAACATTGGAAAGATTGCTAATAAAATGAGTTTCAAATGTTATTTTGTATGCAGGTTTTTACAAAGCAATgcgtaattactgatatatatatatatatatatatatatatatatatatatatatatatatatatatatatatatatatataatacatttattttaatagttatttaaagggacagagaagtccaaaataaactttcatgattcaaaaagggcatgtaattttaaacaactttgtaatttacttttattatcaatgttgctttgttcttttggtattcttagttgaaagctaaacataggtaggctcatatgctaatttcttagaccttgaaggcctcctcctgaatgcatgttgacagtttttcatcactagagggcgttagttcatgtgtgtcatatagataacattgagctcacgcacgtgaagttacctaggagcactgattggctaaaatgcaagtctgtcaaaagaactgaaataagggggcagtctgcagaggcttagatacaaggtaatcacagaggtaaaaagtgtattattataactgtgttggttatgcagaactggggaatgggtaataaagggattatctatctttttaaacagcaaaaatgctggtgttggctgtcccttgaAATGCCTTTTTAAATTGTGACAAACCTTAGAGGCATTTGAAGTCAGAACTTCCTGAGCTTCTTAAAGGAGAAAAAATGATTCGGAAGCATAAGGTTTCCTGCTTTTGTATTTTGAAATCCTGACAATACTTTTTAAAGCGTAAGGAAAATGTCACTTTTCAGATATCTTTAGAACTGATTCCTAAGTGTCAATAAAACTTAACTTGAAAGATTTTGTTGCATCAGGGTTGAGTATTTATGTcagtgttatatttatttttagcactgttCCTTTGCTGAATAGATCTAATTTTTCTGTTCAGTCTATTATCTGTGTAACATATCAAAATAACAGTGGGATTGTTCCTATTGGACTTTGTATCTACTTACATAATTACTTAAATGTTTATTCTTTAGATGCAATGGATGACAGGGAAGGGAAGAATAGAATAGAAAAACTACagccaccatttgctttatttggaagagtcaatctgggctttagtctacagacaataaggctatatatacactgtcataaagttagtataaagtacattgttttgcagttattatctgataaagacaaatagtgacatatatgtagcagagttagccttaagaAGTCCACAGGGAGCATTTCAtttttctgagaattagaaattgagggacagtatacatcaatgttcatataactgcatgtaatatacactactataaagtttaatatgcacagacactgatctaaaaatccagtataaaaccttttaaacacttacttagaagctcccagtttagcactgttgatgaggtaaggctgggacacccactgaaaggtacTGAGAacgcagaaagagcagacactcgcCTGCTCCCCCTCCTCTGTATATGGAAAGACCCATTACATTAGGGTTGTCATATTGCCGCTTTACagaaggacacatatgaaaaatacatatgtcagggttcttataatgaaacattattgaaacatttctttaaaaagccCCTGACATATGTAGGTTCCATAAGTGTCCTTCtgtaaagcagcaatatggcaaccctacattactatacattttacaaacaccccagagatgggctgtataaacggatcatctacaaaacatttatgcaaagaaaatttagtgcacagtgttcctttaattttcaCAGTGGAATTATATGAAAAGGggtaaaataaacttattttattaCACATAATCATTTTACattcaaatctcaaggtgtttactgtcccttcaaaaatacataaaactccaaataaaattacatataaaatatttaattatgcaaactgaaaaaaaaagctttgcaatttattttaatttattttgtctgctttttcttGTAATTTACCTCTAAGTTTTTTTCTCACTGTCCCAAAAAAGGCTGCAGTCTATCttacatgatttatttttaaattttttattttgttagaaaataatgcattgttttgcagtcccctgacacatccctttaaaaaaaaaactcttgaatgCTGTTTATTATTTTGTAGCTAGTCAAGGATTATTTTTTTATGATCTCCTGCACAtgtcaaccaatcactgtgtaagATGTAGGAATATCAAGGTTCTGCATTCCATGGAACAAGATTGGAAACTATACAATTTCCAAAATTAAATTATAGGCAGAAGCAGGATTAATAAATACTGAATgtgcattttaaagtgtttttttattatttataacttaACTTTTTGTGAGGAATTACATTAAAGTATAGGGGTCGATTCATCAAAGGCTTTGCCAGCCTTCGcacccctatgactgcaggttctcacaagagaacctgcagtccgtatttatgaagcagcggtcatccctGCTTCgcccgactggggagattgaactCCTGCCTGTGCATgggcaggaggcggcgttgcacaagagcgcaaagttgagttcttgtgcaatgctgaattccagcagcaaaattcagcccaccagaggtgagctgcgaTGGACAgggggcgcatatgtacgcccctgtccaccgtaGTTTGATAAATCCAccccacaatgtccctttaagtggacagtaaagtaaactttcatgattcagatagaacatacaattttaaacaactttccaaattacttctattatctaatttgcttgattatcCTAttactctttgttgaaaagcatataggtaggctcaggaacagcaatgcattactggatgctagctgctaattggtgtctgtatatatatatatatatatatatatatatatatatatatatatatatatatatatatactgtatatatatgagtgtgttgtcattggctcacctgatgtgctcagctagctcccagtactgcactactgctcctgagcctacctaggtatgctttatgtCATTTTAAGTTACTCTTTAAAACTACACATGCTACCTCTACAAGGTAAAAACAAAACTGGATTTTCTACCATTCTAAAGCCATTTTGCTGCATGAGCAGATCTATTGCGTGCCCATCTGGcagtaaggggttaaaaagaagctTGGAAACCTGTAATGGTTTATCATAGCAGGATCAGCGCCTTCATGCGGAGCACTGTCTTTGTGCGCTGGTGTCTTGGGCATGTGAGAGGAAATCTCCCCACTCAATAACATCCTCCTTCTAGTCTAGCTGAGCTACAGAACCAAAAACCCGAGCCCAGGAATTTCCTCCGGATCAGAAGTTATGCAATTCAGTGTCTACATTATGTAAACCCTCAAGACACAATTGATAAATAATAGTTTAAACAGTCagtatttaaagtaaaaagcaaaaaATCTCCATAAAGACTTCATAAAACGACAGATACAGGGCAGCAGGTAATGGGTCCTTCTATAAAGCTTTCAAGATTCAAACACGTTGTACAGAAACTTAAAAATGCACTTGTAATCATTGTGTTTATTACGTACAGCCACATGGTTAAAATAACAGGGAACCATGGGAGAGTAAAAacactgtgtgttactggcaactaaaATGGCTAAATAAttgtgtgttactggcatcca
Proteins encoded:
- the FAM43B gene encoding protein FAM43B, which produces MLPWKKSKFVLVKKEKKRKPVSYPSLLSSFINSCPDLLPQVPLERLGRVFSTRRQKVELNKQDPCHTVWYLGNAVTFQAKGEGCTVDSVKKIWEKSEYGCCSTKMKLSLGSYGIRMTPCTRSSRKPVHAYLLHRITYCVADSNNPKVFSWVYRHQVKNKAVVLRCHAVLVSKSEKAKDMALLLCQTSLAAFNEFKRLKRQNDIRRGQQELLGQDVVPLVPLRKLLNGKCSYQPQGERSRSIPRLCSILEEEEDGDSAEQSLSHQMVTHSLQGNKDTILELAQELRRLSIQRALSNTLSCSHNRPTQPFDWKYPMRTIC